The DNA region CTCGCTGGCGTTGAACAGGCTGGCGATCGGCCAGTCGCATCGCGACGGCTCGAAGCTCGGCAAGCTGCTTCTGGAGCGCGGCCGCCGCCAGATCGACCGCCGCGCCATGGCGCTGATCGATGCGGGGAAGCGGGCCGGGCTGCTGCGCTTTTATGATGCCGACGAAGCCTATCACACGCTTTACGGCCTGATTGTTTCCGATCTGCATGTGCGCATGCTGCTCGGCGAGCCAGGCCTCAAGGATACCGCACGCCAGGCGGAGAGGGCGGTCACCGCCTTCCTCCGGCTTTACGGCACGGAGAAGGTTCTGGCGGAAATGCCGGCGCTGAGCTGATTTCCGCTGTTCTACCATCAACACGACAAGCAAAGGGAAGGAACTTCAAATGCGCGTCTATTACGATCGTGATGCCGATCTCAACCTCATCAAGTCCAAGAAAGTCGCCGTCATCGGCTACGGCTCGCAGGGCCGCGCCCATGCGCTGAACCTGAAGGACAGCGGCGCCGGCAACGTCGTCATCGCGCTCAAGGCCGGTTCACCGACCGTCAAGAAGGCTGAAGCCGACGGCTTCAAGGTCATGACCGTTGCCGAAGCCGCCAAGTGGGCCGACCTGATGATGATGGCGACGCCTGACGAACTGCAGGCCGACATCTACAAGGCGGAAATTGCTGCCAACATCCGCGACGGCGCCGCGATCGCTTTCGCGCACGGCCTCAACGTCCACTTCGGCCTCATCGAGCCAAAGGCTTCGGTCGACGTCGTCATGATCGCGCCGAAGGGCCCGGGCCACACGGTTCGCGGCGAATACCAGAAGGGCGGCGGTGTTCCCTGCCTCGTTGCCGTTCACCAGAACGCGTCCGGCAATGCACTTGAACTCGCTCTCTCTTACGCCTGCGGCGTCGGTGGCGGCCGTTCGGGCATCATCGAAACCAACTTCCGCGAAGAATGCGAAACCGACCTTTTCGGCGAGCAGGTCGTTCTCTGCGGCGGTCTCGTCGAGCTCATCCGCGCTGGTTTCGAAACGCTGGTCGAAGCCGGTTATGCGCCGGAAATGGCCTATTTCGAGTGCCTGCACGAAGTGAAGCTGATCGTCGACCTGATCTATGAAGGCGGCATCGCGAACATGAACTACTCGATCTCCAACACAGCCGAGTGGGGCGAGTACGTTACCGGCCCGCGCATCATCACCGAAGAAACCAAGGCCGAGATGAAGCGCGTCTTGAAGGACATCCAGACCGGAAAGTTCACCTCCGAGTGGATGCAGGAATACCGCGCCGGCGGCTCGCGCTTCAAGGGTATCCGCCGCGTCAACGACTCGCACCAGATCGAAGAAGTCGGCGCCAAGCTGCGCGGCATGATGCCGTGGATCGGCAAGAACAAGCTGGTCGACAAGAGCGTCAACTAAGCGCGTCTTGACTGCTGATTAGAAGGGGCCGGGCGCAACGCTCCGGCCCTTTATTTTGGAGCAAGGTGCCGGCAATCTCCGGCATCCCAAGATAAAAAACCGTCAACGGCAAGTTGACGAGGGCCAAGAAGCTGGGCATCTTGCTCTCGCTGGTGGAAACTGAGCGGGGCACAGCGCGCTGAATTGGGCTTAAAGAACAGAAGCAATTGAAAAATGCTGAGACGCGGTCTTGATATCGCGTCGTAATTGGTTGGTGGTGCCGGCTTTCGGCCATCCACTCGCAGGCATCTCGCATTCGCATGTCATTCGGATCGGTCAGGTCAATCTGCTCGGAGGGGACTGTGAAGACAAAACTGCGCATTTGCTCCATGGCGCTCGTATTCGCGCTCGCGGCGGTCCTGCCAGCCGGCGCGACAGATCTGGTGATCGCCATGCCGAACTGGCCGTCGGGGCAGGCGGCCGCCAATATCCTGAAGGTCGGGATCGCCAAGAAGTTCGGTCTCGAAGCAGAAATTCAGCCGCTCGGCACGCTCAATGCTTTCGTCGGGCTCGATGGCGGCAAGGTCGATATTCAGCCCGAGGTGTGGCGCCCGAATTTCGACGAGCTCATCAAGAAATACGTGACGGAAAAGAGCACCGT from Rhizobium sullae includes:
- a CDS encoding TetR/AcrR family transcriptional regulator, yielding MGAHIVSVETLEPSEFSPRQNAVLEQALQLLVDGGEKALTTSGVARAANCSKESLYKWFGDRDGLLSAMIAYQASKVRTFERNGERLTAASLHDHVVLFARDLLEVLAGDVSLALNRLAIGQSHRDGSKLGKLLLERGRRQIDRRAMALIDAGKRAGLLRFYDADEAYHTLYGLIVSDLHVRMLLGEPGLKDTARQAERAVTAFLRLYGTEKVLAEMPALS
- the ilvC gene encoding ketol-acid reductoisomerase, whose translation is MRVYYDRDADLNLIKSKKVAVIGYGSQGRAHALNLKDSGAGNVVIALKAGSPTVKKAEADGFKVMTVAEAAKWADLMMMATPDELQADIYKAEIAANIRDGAAIAFAHGLNVHFGLIEPKASVDVVMIAPKGPGHTVRGEYQKGGGVPCLVAVHQNASGNALELALSYACGVGGGRSGIIETNFREECETDLFGEQVVLCGGLVELIRAGFETLVEAGYAPEMAYFECLHEVKLIVDLIYEGGIANMNYSISNTAEWGEYVTGPRIITEETKAEMKRVLKDIQTGKFTSEWMQEYRAGGSRFKGIRRVNDSHQIEEVGAKLRGMMPWIGKNKLVDKSVN